From Varibaculum massiliense, a single genomic window includes:
- a CDS encoding DUF2800 domain-containing protein produces MPDQHALLSASGAHRWLKCPPSALAEAGLPDSSSAAAEQGTVAHALAEWKLRHALHQAPSMKPVSNWIDSEMEAHTDDYVAFIQERLREARKTCADPQVLIEQRLDYSYLVPGGFGTGDCVIIAEPALQIIDLKYGQGVLVEAERNPQLMLYALGALAAFDPLYDICEVAVTIFQPRRSNVDTWTVSVTELRAWAEKVVRPTAKQAARGEGCFAAGDWCRFCKLAATCRARAEANLALARLEFAPPAQLSDVEIAEVLTKLPKLKAWASDIEAYALSLAINQGKTWAGFKLVEGRSIRKYTDENAVAQAAEAAGVSDIFERKLKTITALEKHLGKKRFNELLGTLIVKPPGKPTLVPETDKRPALATVSAAEEFTQIKKTKK; encoded by the coding sequence ATGCCTGACCAACACGCACTCCTTAGTGCTTCTGGCGCTCACCGGTGGCTGAAGTGTCCACCATCAGCGTTAGCGGAGGCGGGTCTGCCGGATTCGTCTTCGGCTGCTGCCGAGCAGGGTACGGTTGCGCACGCGTTGGCGGAGTGGAAACTACGCCACGCCTTGCATCAGGCACCATCCATGAAGCCGGTATCAAATTGGATCGACTCTGAGATGGAGGCCCATACCGACGACTACGTCGCCTTCATCCAAGAGCGGCTGCGTGAGGCACGCAAAACCTGTGCAGACCCTCAAGTGTTGATCGAGCAGCGCCTGGACTACTCCTATCTGGTGCCGGGTGGGTTTGGTACCGGCGACTGCGTAATCATCGCCGAACCGGCATTGCAGATCATTGACCTGAAATACGGGCAAGGTGTGCTGGTTGAGGCAGAACGCAACCCACAGCTGATGCTGTATGCGCTCGGTGCGCTGGCTGCTTTCGATCCTCTCTACGATATCTGTGAGGTGGCGGTGACAATCTTCCAACCCCGCAGATCCAACGTGGACACCTGGACAGTTAGCGTCACCGAACTGAGGGCGTGGGCTGAGAAGGTTGTGCGCCCAACGGCCAAGCAGGCAGCTCGCGGTGAAGGTTGCTTTGCGGCAGGTGATTGGTGTCGTTTCTGCAAGCTAGCAGCGACTTGTAGAGCTAGGGCCGAGGCGAATCTAGCGCTAGCCCGCTTGGAGTTCGCTCCACCAGCCCAGCTTAGCGATGTGGAGATTGCTGAGGTGCTCACCAAGCTGCCGAAGTTGAAAGCCTGGGCATCTGACATCGAGGCCTACGCACTCTCGCTAGCGATTAATCAAGGCAAGACCTGGGCTGGCTTCAAGCTCGTCGAAGGACGCTCGATTCGCAAGTACACCGACGAAAACGCCGTCGCGCAGGCGGCTGAGGCTGCAGGTGTCAGCGACATTTTTGAGCGCAAGCTCAAGACGATTACGGCACTGGAGAAACATCTGGGCAAGAAACGCTTCAACGAACTCCTCGGCACCCTGATCGTCAAGCCACCGGGCAAGCCCACCCTGGTGCCTGAAACCGACAAACGGCCCGCACTGGCAACCGTGAGCGCGGCCGAAGAATTCACTCAAATAAAGAAAACCAAGAAATAA